The following proteins come from a genomic window of Pseudomonas sp. MAG733B:
- a CDS encoding YigZ family protein codes for MPLTLSGVCEYREEIRKSRFITFAAPIGSPAEAQAFIEQNSDLNATHNCWAWKLGDQYRSTDDGEPGGTAGRPILAAIEAQDCDQVAVLVIRWYGGIQLGTGGLARAYGGGANKCLQTAPKLELISRVPLSCACAFSELALVKLRVADLGGLVVQEDFTANGVELQLAVGKAQIETLQKQLADLSRGRILLQR; via the coding sequence ATGCCATTAACCCTCAGCGGCGTTTGCGAATACCGCGAAGAGATTCGCAAAAGCCGTTTCATTACCTTCGCCGCGCCCATCGGCAGCCCTGCCGAGGCGCAAGCGTTTATCGAACAGAACAGCGACCTGAATGCCACGCACAATTGCTGGGCGTGGAAGCTCGGTGATCAATACCGCAGCACCGACGACGGCGAGCCTGGCGGTACCGCCGGCCGGCCGATACTGGCGGCCATCGAGGCGCAGGATTGCGATCAGGTCGCGGTGCTGGTGATCCGCTGGTATGGCGGCATTCAGCTGGGCACCGGCGGACTCGCCCGAGCCTATGGCGGTGGCGCCAACAAATGCCTGCAAACGGCGCCGAAGCTCGAGTTGATCAGCCGGGTGCCCCTGAGTTGTGCCTGCGCGTTCAGTGAGCTGGCGCTGGTGAAGCTGCGGGTCGCCGATCTCGGCGGGCTGGTTGTGCAAGAGGATTTCACGGCCAACGGTGTTGAACTGCAATTGGCTGTGGGTAAAGCGCAGATTGAAACGCTGCAAAAGCAGCTCGCTGATTTGAGTCGCGGGCGCATTTTGTTGCAGCGCTGA
- a CDS encoding TetR/AcrR family transcriptional regulator, with protein MTFEVPAHGGKPASRIRQKNEETIIKAAEDEFARHGFKGTSMNTIALNAGLPKANLHYYFTNKLGLYVAVLSNIIELWDSTFNTLTAEDDPAEALTRYIRAKMEFSRRQPQASRIFAMEVISGGECLTEYFNQDYRTWFQGRAAVFQAWIDAGKMDPVDPVNLIFLLWGSTQHYADFATQICRVSGRTKLTKQDMEDAGNNLIRIILKGCGLTPSI; from the coding sequence ATGACCTTTGAAGTCCCAGCTCACGGCGGCAAACCCGCCAGCCGCATTCGTCAGAAAAACGAAGAGACCATCATCAAAGCCGCCGAAGACGAGTTCGCCCGTCACGGGTTCAAAGGCACCAGCATGAACACCATCGCCCTGAATGCCGGGTTACCGAAGGCGAACCTGCATTACTACTTCACCAATAAACTGGGTTTGTACGTGGCGGTGCTGAGCAACATCATCGAGTTGTGGGACAGCACCTTCAACACATTGACCGCCGAGGACGATCCGGCGGAAGCGCTGACCCGTTACATCCGCGCGAAAATGGAGTTTTCCCGGCGTCAGCCGCAAGCTTCACGAATCTTCGCCATGGAAGTCATCAGCGGTGGCGAATGCCTGACCGAATATTTCAACCAGGACTACCGCACCTGGTTCCAGGGCCGGGCGGCGGTGTTTCAGGCGTGGATCGACGCCGGTAAAATGGACCCGGTCGACCCGGTCAACCTGATCTTCCTGTTGTGGGGCAGCACCCAGCACTACGCCGATTTCGCCACGCAGATCTGCCGCGTCAGCGGCCGCACCAAGTTGACCAAGCAGGACATGGAAGACGCCGGCAACAACCTGATCCGCATCATTCTCAAGGGCTGCGGCCTGACGCCAAGCATTTAA
- a CDS encoding LysR family transcriptional regulator translates to MSVRRPDPLAQVSDFDIRLLRIFRSVVECGGFSAAESVLGIGRSAISQQMSDLEQRLGLRLCQRGRAGFSLTEEGREVYQSALQLLSALESFRTEVNGLHQHLRGELTIGLTDNLVTLPHMRITHALAQLKERGPDVQIQIRMIAPNEVEQGVLDGRLHVGVVPQASALSGLEYQPLYSERSLLYCAVGHPLFYVDDKQLDDARLNSQDAIAPTFRLPAEIQAHYQALNCTASASDREGMAFLILTGRYIGYLPDHYASLWVQQGRLRALKSKTRFYDLSLASVTRKGRRPHLVLESFLESLAATR, encoded by the coding sequence ATGAGTGTTCGTCGCCCCGATCCCCTGGCGCAAGTCAGCGACTTCGATATTCGTTTGTTGCGGATCTTTCGCAGCGTCGTCGAATGCGGTGGGTTCTCCGCGGCCGAAAGCGTGCTCGGTATCGGTCGCTCGGCCATCAGCCAGCAGATGAGCGATCTTGAGCAGCGCCTCGGTTTACGCCTGTGCCAGCGCGGTCGTGCCGGTTTTTCTCTGACAGAAGAAGGCCGCGAGGTGTATCAGTCGGCGTTGCAGCTATTGAGTGCACTCGAAAGCTTTCGCACCGAGGTCAACGGCCTGCACCAGCACTTGCGCGGCGAATTGACGATTGGCCTGACCGACAACCTGGTCACCCTGCCCCACATGCGCATCACCCACGCCTTGGCGCAATTGAAGGAACGCGGGCCCGACGTGCAGATCCAGATCCGCATGATCGCGCCCAATGAAGTGGAACAAGGCGTGCTCGACGGTCGCTTGCACGTCGGCGTAGTACCGCAAGCCAGTGCGTTGTCGGGGTTGGAGTATCAACCGTTGTATAGCGAACGCTCACTGCTGTATTGCGCAGTCGGCCATCCGCTGTTTTATGTCGATGACAAGCAACTGGACGATGCGCGCCTCAACAGCCAGGACGCCATTGCCCCGACCTTCCGTTTGCCAGCGGAAATCCAGGCTCATTACCAGGCGCTCAATTGCACCGCCAGTGCGTCGGACCGTGAAGGCATGGCGTTCCTGATTTTGACCGGTCGCTATATCGGTTACCTGCCGGACCATTACGCGAGCCTTTGGGTGCAACAAGGCCGGTTGCGAGCGCTGAAATCAAAAACGCGTTTCTATGACTTGAGCCTCGCCTCGGTCACCCGCAAGGGTCGTCGTCCTCATCTGGTTCTGGAAAGTTTTCTGGAAAGCCTCGCCGCGACGCGTTAA
- a CDS encoding aspartate aminotransferase family protein: protein MNLPENAPSSLASQLKLDAHWMPYTANRNFQRDPRLIVGAEGSWLIDDKGRKVYDSLSGLWTCGAGHTRKEIQEAVAKQLGTLDYSPGFQYGHPLSFQLAEKITDLTPGNLNHVFFTDSGSECADTAVKMVRAYWRLKGQSTKTKMIGRARGYHGVNIAGTSLGGVNGNRKLFGQSMMDVDHLPHTLLASNAYSRGMPEQGGIALADELLKLIELHDASNIAAVFVEPLAGSAGVLVPPQGYLKRLREICDQHNILLVFDEVITGFGRTGTMFGATTFGVTPDLMCIAKQVTNGAIPMGAVIASSEIYQTFMNQATPEYAVEFPHGYTYSAHPVACAAGLAALDLLQKENLVQSVAEVAPHFENALHGLKGTKNIIDIRNFGLAGAIQIAPRDGDAIVRPFEAGMALWKAGFYVRFGGDTLQFGPTFNSKPQDLDRLFDAVGEVLSKID from the coding sequence ATGAACTTGCCTGAAAACGCCCCGTCTTCCCTGGCTAGCCAGCTCAAGCTCGACGCTCACTGGATGCCATACACCGCCAACCGTAACTTTCAGCGCGACCCACGCCTGATCGTTGGTGCAGAAGGCAGCTGGCTGATCGATGACAAGGGCCGCAAGGTTTATGACTCGCTGTCCGGTCTGTGGACCTGCGGCGCCGGGCACACTCGCAAGGAAATCCAGGAAGCGGTGGCCAAGCAACTGGGCACTCTCGACTATTCGCCAGGCTTCCAGTACGGCCATCCGCTGTCGTTCCAATTGGCTGAGAAAATTACCGATCTGACGCCGGGCAACCTGAACCATGTGTTCTTCACTGACTCGGGCTCCGAGTGTGCCGACACCGCGGTGAAGATGGTTCGTGCTTACTGGCGTCTGAAAGGCCAGTCGACCAAGACCAAAATGATCGGCCGTGCCCGTGGTTATCACGGTGTGAACATCGCTGGCACCAGCCTCGGTGGCGTGAACGGCAACCGCAAACTGTTCGGTCAGTCGATGATGGATGTCGACCACCTGCCGCACACTTTGCTGGCAAGCAACGCTTACTCCCGTGGCATGCCGGAGCAGGGCGGTATCGCTCTGGCTGACGAACTGCTGAAGCTGATCGAGTTGCACGATGCGTCGAACATCGCCGCCGTGTTCGTCGAGCCTCTGGCCGGTTCCGCCGGCGTGCTGGTTCCGCCTCAGGGTTACCTCAAGCGTCTGCGCGAAATCTGCGACCAGCACAACATCCTGCTGGTGTTCGACGAAGTGATCACTGGTTTCGGCCGCACCGGCACCATGTTCGGCGCGACCACCTTCGGCGTGACCCCGGACCTGATGTGCATTGCCAAACAAGTCACCAACGGCGCAATACCGATGGGCGCGGTGATTGCCAGCTCCGAGATCTACCAGACCTTCATGAACCAGGCGACGCCTGAGTACGCGGTGGAATTCCCGCACGGCTACACCTATTCCGCCCACCCTGTTGCTTGTGCCGCTGGCCTGGCAGCACTCGACCTGCTGCAAAAGGAAAACCTGGTGCAGAGCGTGGCCGAAGTCGCGCCGCATTTCGAAAATGCACTGCATGGCCTGAAGGGCACCAAGAACATCATCGACATCCGCAACTTCGGCCTGGCCGGTGCGATCCAGATTGCACCGCGTGACGGCGACGCCATCGTGCGTCCGTTCGAAGCCGGCATGGCGCTGTGGAAAGCCGGGTTCTACGTACGCTTCGGCGGCGATACCCTGCAGTTCGGCCCAACCTTCAACAGCAAGCCGCAAGACCTGGATCGTCTGTTCGACGCGGTCGGCGAAGTGCTGAGCAAGATCGACTGA
- a CDS encoding CoA-acylating methylmalonate-semialdehyde dehydrogenase, which produces MSVIPHLINGELVTENGRAVDVFNPSTGQAIHKLPLATRETIQSAIDAAKAAFPAWRNTPPAKRAQVMFRFKQLLEQNEARISQLISEEHGKTLEDAAGELKRGIENVEFACAAPEILKGEYSRNVGPNIDAWSDFQPLGVVAGITPFNFPAMVPLWMYPLAIVCGNCFILKPSERDPSSTLLIAQLLIEAGLPKGVLSVVHGDKTAVDALIEAPEVKALSFVGSTPIAEYIYSEGTKRGKRVQALGGAKNHAVLMPDADLDNAVSALMGAAYGSCGERCMAISVAVCVGDQVADALVAKLTPQIKALKIGAGTSCGLDMGPLVTGQARDKVSGYVEDGVAAGATLVVDGRGLTVTGHEEGFFLGGCLFDNVTPEMRIYKEEIFGPVLCIVRVNSLEEAMQLINDHEYGNGTCIFTRDGEAARLFCDEIEVGMVGVNVPLPVPVAYHSFGGWKRSLFGDLHAYGPDGVRFYTRRKAITQRWPQRASHEASQFAFPSL; this is translated from the coding sequence ATGAGCGTTATTCCGCATTTGATCAATGGCGAACTAGTGACCGAGAACGGTCGCGCAGTTGATGTGTTCAACCCGTCGACTGGTCAGGCCATTCACAAGTTGCCGCTGGCCACCCGCGAAACCATCCAGAGCGCCATCGACGCTGCCAAGGCTGCATTCCCGGCCTGGCGCAACACACCACCGGCCAAGCGTGCCCAAGTGATGTTCCGCTTCAAGCAACTGTTGGAGCAGAACGAAGCGCGCATCTCGCAATTGATCAGCGAAGAACACGGCAAGACTCTCGAAGATGCTGCCGGCGAGCTGAAGCGCGGTATCGAGAACGTCGAGTTCGCTTGCGCGGCTCCGGAAATCCTCAAGGGCGAATACAGCCGTAACGTCGGCCCGAACATCGATGCCTGGTCGGACTTCCAGCCGCTGGGCGTGGTGGCTGGTATCACCCCGTTCAACTTCCCGGCGATGGTTCCGCTGTGGATGTACCCGCTGGCGATCGTCTGTGGCAACTGCTTCATCCTCAAACCATCCGAGCGTGATCCAAGCTCGACCCTGCTGATTGCACAACTGCTTATCGAAGCTGGCCTTCCGAAAGGTGTGCTGAGCGTGGTGCACGGCGACAAGACTGCGGTGGATGCGTTGATCGAAGCACCGGAAGTCAAAGCGCTGAGCTTCGTGGGTTCGACACCGATTGCCGAGTACATCTATTCCGAGGGCACCAAGCGTGGCAAACGCGTCCAGGCTCTGGGCGGAGCGAAGAACCATGCGGTGTTGATGCCGGATGCGGATCTGGACAATGCGGTCAGCGCACTGATGGGCGCGGCTTACGGTTCTTGCGGTGAGCGTTGCATGGCGATTTCGGTGGCCGTGTGCGTAGGTGATCAGGTTGCCGATGCACTGGTGGCCAAGCTGACGCCGCAGATCAAGGCATTGAAAATTGGTGCGGGCACTTCCTGCGGTCTGGACATGGGGCCGTTGGTTACCGGTCAGGCGCGTGACAAGGTCAGCGGTTATGTCGAAGACGGCGTAGCGGCTGGCGCAACACTGGTGGTGGATGGTCGTGGTCTGACCGTGACCGGTCATGAGGAAGGCTTCTTCCTGGGTGGCTGCCTGTTCGACAACGTCACACCAGAGATGCGTATCTATAAAGAAGAGATCTTCGGGCCGGTGCTGTGCATCGTTCGGGTTAACAGCCTGGAAGAAGCCATGCAGCTGATCAACGATCACGAATACGGCAACGGCACTTGCATCTTCACCCGTGACGGCGAAGCGGCGCGGTTGTTCTGCGATGAGATCGAAGTGGGTATGGTCGGTGTGAACGTACCGTTGCCAGTGCCAGTGGCTTACCACAGCTTTGGCGGCTGGAAGCGTTCGCTGTTCGGCGATCTGCACGCCTACGGTCCGGATGGCGTGCGTTTCTATACGCGCCGCAAAGCCATCACTCAGCGCTGGCCACAACGCGCCAGCCATGAAGCTTCGCAGTTCGCGTTCCCTAGCTTGTAA